The following coding sequences lie in one Spinacia oleracea cultivar Varoflay chromosome 1, BTI_SOV_V1, whole genome shotgun sequence genomic window:
- the LOC110793338 gene encoding GDSL esterase/lipase At3g27950 isoform X1 yields the protein MMNWSNPVSRSFNSTWGLKTRLRVVVIGVVVIIGFILLISLGPRSKRALGLSEECRIPAIYNFGDSNSDTGCVSAAFRRVPYPNGISFFGKPSGRYCDGRLIIDFIAEKLGLPFLSAYLDALQANFQHGADFAASGTTIQHVNGELFGSGLNPLSLDVQLLQFEGLKERTSELYAQGYKIKYRLSRLEDFSKALYTFDIGQNDIHHALTTTTEDEARKSIPDLVYQFPFAIKKLHELGARTFWIHNTGPIGCLPYLLLKYPPNPGNVDEAGCVKSYNEVAKEFNRQLKNKISELRTQLQNSLLVYVDIYSAKYSLVTESKKYGFVDPLGYCCKHVGNSSLHCWNKEKKNGVAVYATPCNNPSEYISWDSIHYTDAANRWVANRISDGSLADPPLPFSKLCKKSAL from the exons ATGATGAATTGGTCGAATCCTGTTAGTAGGAGTTTTAACTCTACCTGGGGACTAAAAACCCGTCTCCGAGTAGTGGTGATTGGGGTTGTTGTAATTATTGGGTTTATACTACTTATATCTCTTGGACCGCGAAGCAAAAGGGCACTCGGGTTATCAGAAGAATGTCGAATTCCTGCCATTTACAACTTTGGTGACTCAAATTCTGATACAGGTTGTGTTTCGGCTGCATTTAGACGTGTTCCATATCCGAATGGTATCTCCTTTTTCGGCAAACCTTCTGGGAGGTACTGTGATGGGAGGCTGATCATTGATTTTATTG CTGAGAAGTTAGGGTTGCCTTTTTTGAGTGCATATTTGGATGCACTTCAAGCCAACTTTCAGCATGGCGCAGATTTTGCTGCTAGTGGGACTACAATCCAACATGTCAATGGGGAGCTGTTTGGAAGTGGTCTTAATCCTCTTTCCCTTGATGTACAGCTTTTGCAGTTTGAAGGCTTAAAAGAACGGACTAGTGAGCTATATGCTCAAGGTT ataaaataaaataccgCTTGTCAAGACTTGAAGACTTCTCAAAGGCTCTATATACGTTTGATATTGGGCAAAATGACATTCATCATGCATTAACAACTACGACAGAGGATGAAGCTCGTAAATCTATTCCTGATCTTGTATATCAGTTCCCGTTCGCAATAAAG AAACTTCACGAGTTAGGAGCAAGGACATTTTGGATACATAACACTGGCCCTATCGGTTGCTTGCCATATTTACTGTTGAAATATCCTCCCAATCCCGGAAATGTTGATGAAGCCGGTTGTGTGAAGTCTTACAATGAGGTAGCAAAAGAGTTCAACAGGCAGCTCAAGAACAAGATTTCTGAACTGCGGACTCAACTACAGAATTCTCTTCTTGTATATGTTGACATTTACTCAGCTAAATACTCTCTTGTTACTGAATCAAAGAAATATG GTTTTGTTGATCCGCTTGGTTACTGTTGCAAGCATGTTGGTAATTCTAGCTTGCATTGTTGgaacaaagaaaaaaagaacGGGGTTGCAGTTTATGCAACCCCGTGTAATAATCCATCAGAATACATAAGTTGGGATAGCATACATTATACGGACGCTGCCAATCGATGGGTTGCAAACCGGATTTCAGATGGATCTCTCGCTGATCCTCCTCTACCCTTCTCTAAATTATGTAAAAAGTCTGCCCTTTGA
- the LOC110793338 gene encoding GDSL esterase/lipase At3g27950 isoform X2, whose product MMNWSNPVSRSFNSTWGLKTRLRVVVIGVVVIIGFILLISLGPRSKRALGLSEECRIPAIYNFGDSNSDTGCVSAAFRRVPYPNGISFFGKPSGRYCDGRLIIDFIAEKLGLPFLSAYLDALQANFQHGADFAASGTTIQHVNGELFGSGLNPLSLDVQLLQFEGLKERTSELYAQDKIKYRLSRLEDFSKALYTFDIGQNDIHHALTTTTEDEARKSIPDLVYQFPFAIKKLHELGARTFWIHNTGPIGCLPYLLLKYPPNPGNVDEAGCVKSYNEVAKEFNRQLKNKISELRTQLQNSLLVYVDIYSAKYSLVTESKKYGFVDPLGYCCKHVGNSSLHCWNKEKKNGVAVYATPCNNPSEYISWDSIHYTDAANRWVANRISDGSLADPPLPFSKLCKKSAL is encoded by the exons ATGATGAATTGGTCGAATCCTGTTAGTAGGAGTTTTAACTCTACCTGGGGACTAAAAACCCGTCTCCGAGTAGTGGTGATTGGGGTTGTTGTAATTATTGGGTTTATACTACTTATATCTCTTGGACCGCGAAGCAAAAGGGCACTCGGGTTATCAGAAGAATGTCGAATTCCTGCCATTTACAACTTTGGTGACTCAAATTCTGATACAGGTTGTGTTTCGGCTGCATTTAGACGTGTTCCATATCCGAATGGTATCTCCTTTTTCGGCAAACCTTCTGGGAGGTACTGTGATGGGAGGCTGATCATTGATTTTATTG CTGAGAAGTTAGGGTTGCCTTTTTTGAGTGCATATTTGGATGCACTTCAAGCCAACTTTCAGCATGGCGCAGATTTTGCTGCTAGTGGGACTACAATCCAACATGTCAATGGGGAGCTGTTTGGAAGTGGTCTTAATCCTCTTTCCCTTGATGTACAGCTTTTGCAGTTTGAAGGCTTAAAAGAACGGACTAGTGAGCTATATGCTCAAG ataaaataaaataccgCTTGTCAAGACTTGAAGACTTCTCAAAGGCTCTATATACGTTTGATATTGGGCAAAATGACATTCATCATGCATTAACAACTACGACAGAGGATGAAGCTCGTAAATCTATTCCTGATCTTGTATATCAGTTCCCGTTCGCAATAAAG AAACTTCACGAGTTAGGAGCAAGGACATTTTGGATACATAACACTGGCCCTATCGGTTGCTTGCCATATTTACTGTTGAAATATCCTCCCAATCCCGGAAATGTTGATGAAGCCGGTTGTGTGAAGTCTTACAATGAGGTAGCAAAAGAGTTCAACAGGCAGCTCAAGAACAAGATTTCTGAACTGCGGACTCAACTACAGAATTCTCTTCTTGTATATGTTGACATTTACTCAGCTAAATACTCTCTTGTTACTGAATCAAAGAAATATG GTTTTGTTGATCCGCTTGGTTACTGTTGCAAGCATGTTGGTAATTCTAGCTTGCATTGTTGgaacaaagaaaaaaagaacGGGGTTGCAGTTTATGCAACCCCGTGTAATAATCCATCAGAATACATAAGTTGGGATAGCATACATTATACGGACGCTGCCAATCGATGGGTTGCAAACCGGATTTCAGATGGATCTCTCGCTGATCCTCCTCTACCCTTCTCTAAATTATGTAAAAAGTCTGCCCTTTGA